In one window of Grus americana isolate bGruAme1 chromosome 39, bGruAme1.mat, whole genome shotgun sequence DNA:
- the LOC129198994 gene encoding eukaryotic translation initiation factor 3 subunit C-like — translation MSRFFTTGSDSESESSVSGDELVTKPVGGNYSKPILLSEDEEDTKRIVRSAKDKRFEELTNLIKTIRNAMKIRDVTKCLEEFELLGRAYGKARSVVDKEGVPRFYVRILADLEDYLNELWEDKEGKKKMNKNNAKALSTLRQKIRKYNRDYEAHIASYKQNPEQSDEDEEKRSRDSAASSSSSSEEEEDDDVGGAAVFLKKKDAGGDSRARYLKKPEAEEEEEEEEESDEEEDWGSSDSESDSESDEDEGKYTSLASKFLKKDEDKKGGEKKREEKAKKKHDRKSRRYEEEEEDNEGGEWEKVKGGVPLVKEKPKMFAKGTEITPAVVVKKLNEILQARGKKGTDRAAQIELLQLLVAVANENGLGVALEVKIKFNIIASLYDYNPNLATYMKPEMWQKCLGCIEELLDVLFAHPEIFIGENVLEESENLANPEQPFRVRGCILTLVERMDEEFTKIMQNTDPHSQEYVDHLKDESRVCDIIARLQRYLQEKGTTEELCRVYLRRVLHTYYKFDYRAHRRGAGDPQVWGGAGQEEEEEEDSAALMERLCKYVYAKDRTDRIRTCAILCHIYHHALHSRWYQARDLMLMSHLQDNIQHADPPVQILYNRTMVQLGICAFREGLIKDAHNALLDIQSSGRAKELLGQGLLLRSLQERNPEQEKVEKRRQVPFHMHVNLELLECVYLVAAMLLEIPYMAAHEFDARRRMISKQFHHQLRVGERQPLLGPPESMREHVVAASKAMKMGDWRTCHRFVVNEKMNGKVWDLFPEADKVRAMLVRKIQEESLRTYLFTYSSVYDSISMEILADMFELDLPTVHSIISKMIINEELMASLDQPTQTVMMHRTEPTAQQNLALQLAEKLGNLVENNERVFDHKQGSYGGYFRDQKDGYRKGDGGYLRRGGYRQQERGSNY, via the exons ATGTCGCGTTTCTTCACCACCGGCTCCGACAGCGAATCGGAATCGTCCGTGTCGGGGGACGAACTGGTGACCAAACCCGTGGGGGGCAACTACAGCAA acccATTTTGCTGagcgaggatgaggaggacaCCAAACGCATCGTGCGCAGCGCCAAGGACAAGCG CTTCGAGGAGTTGACGAACCTGATCAAAACGATCCGGAACGCGATGAAGATTCGCGACGTCACCAAGTGCCTCGAGGAATTCGAGCTTTTGGGTCGCGCCTACGGCAAAGCCCGGAGCGTGGTGGACAAGGAGGGCGTCCCCCGCTTCTACGTCCGTATCCTGGCCGACCTGGAGGATTATCTCAACgag CTGTGGGAGGacaaggaggggaagaagaagatgAACAAGAACAACGCGAAGGCGCTGAGCACCCTGCGCCAGAAGATCCGCAAGTACAACCGCGACTACGAGGCGCACATCGCCAGCTACAAGCAG AACCCCGAACAGTCGGACGAGGACGAGGAGAAGAGGAGCCGGGATTCGGCAG CTTCCAGCTCTTCGTCTTcggaggaggaagaggacgaCGACGTCGGCGGCGCCGCCGTtttcctgaagaagaaagaCGCCGGCGGCGACTCCCGCGCTCGTTACCTGAAAAAACCGGAG gcggaggaagaggaggaggaggaagaggaatcGGACGAGGAGGAAGATTGGGGCTCGTCCGATTCGGAGTCGGATTCGGAATCGGACGAGGACGAGGGGAAATACACGTCGTTGGCTTCCAAGTTCTTAAAAAA GGACGAAGATAAAAAAGGGGGCGAGAAGAAACGGGAGGAGAAAGCGAAGAAGAAACACGACCGCAAGAGCCGCCGGtacgaggaggaagaggaggacaacGAAGGCGGCGAGTGGGAGAAGGTGAAGGGCGGCGTGCCGCTGGTCAAG GAGAAGCCCAAGATGTTCGCCAAGGGGACGGAGATCACCCCGGCCGTGGTGGTGAAGAAGCTCAACGAGATCCTGCAGGCGCGGGGGAAGAAGGGGACGGATCg CGCGGCGCAGAtcgagctgctgcagctgctggtggccGTGGCCAACGAGAACGGGCTGGGGGTGGCGCTGGAGGTGAAGATCAAGTTCAACATCATCGCCTCGCTCTACGACTACAACCCCAACCTGGCCACCTACATGAAG cccgAGATGTGGCAGAAGTGCCTGGGCTGCATCGAGGAGCTGCTCGACGTTCTCTTCGCCCACCCCGAGATTTTCATCGGCGAGAACGTGCTGGAGGAGTCCGAGAACCTGGCGAACCCCGAGCAG CCCTTCCGCGTCCGCGGGTGCATCCTGACGCTGGTGGAGCGCATGGACGAGGAGTTCACCAAGATCATGCAGAACACCGACCCCCACTCCCAAG AATACGTCGACCACCTGAAGGACGAATCGCGCGTCTGTGACATCATCGCGCGCCTCCAGCGCTACCTGCAGGAGAAAGGCACGACGGAAGAGCTCTGCCGCGTCTACCTCCGCCGCGTCCTCCACACCTACTACAAATTCGATTACCGGGCTCATCGCCGTGGGGCTGGTGACCCCCAAGTGtggggcggggccgggcaggaggaagaagaagaggaagattCGGCGGCGCTGATGGAACGGTTGTGTAAATACGTCTACGCCAAAGACCGCACCGACCGCATCCGCACCTGCGCCATCCTCTGTCACATCTACCACCACGCCCTGCACAGCCGTTGGTACCAGGCCCGTGACCTCATGCTGATGTCACACCTCCAGGATAACATCCAACACGCCGATCCGCCCGTCCAG atCCTTTACAACCGCACCATGGTCCAACTCGGCATCTGCGCTTTCCGCGAGGGTCTGATCAAAGACGCCCACAACGCCCTGTTGGACATCCAATCCTCCGGTCGCGCCAAGGAACTTCTAGGTCAAGGTCTTCTCCTACGAAGCCTTCAAGAACGTAATCCGGAACAGGAGAAGGTGGAGAAGAGACGTCAGGTCCCGTTCCACATGCACGTCAACTTGGAGCTCTTGGAATGCGTCTACTTGGTGGCCGCCATGTTGTTGGAGATCCCCTACATGGCGGCCCACGAGTTCGACGCCCGACGGAGGATGATCAGCAAGCAGTTCCACCACCAGTTGCGCGTCGGGGAGAGACAACCTCTTCTCG GGCCACCGGAATCCATGAGGGAACACGTGGTGGCCGCTTCCAAGGCGATGAAGATGGGCGATTGGCGAACCTGCCATCGCTTCGTGGTCAACGAGAAGATGAACGGGAAGGTGTGGGACCTCTTCCCCGAGGCCGATAAAGTCCGCGCCATGTTGGTCAG GAAGATCCAGGAGGAATCGCTGCGGACGTATCTCTTCACCTACAGCAGCGTCTACGACTCCATCag CATGGAGATCCTGGCGGACATGTTCGAGCTGGACCTGCCGACGGTGCACAGCATCATCAGCAAGATGATCATTAACGAGGAGCTGATG gcGTCTCTCGACCAACCGACGCAGACGGTGATGATGCATCGGACGGAACCGACGGCGCAACAGAACCTGGCGCTCCAATTGGCCGAGAAGTTGGGGAACCTCGTCGAGAATAACGAGCGCGTCTTCGATCACAAGCAAGGTTCCTACGGCGGTTACTTCCGAG ATCAGAAAGATGGCTACCGCAAAGGAGACGGCGGCTACTTGCGTCGCGGCGGTTACCGCCAACAAGAACGCGGCTCCAACTACTga
- the PRODH2 gene encoding hydroxyproline dehydrogenase: MRSERETLAVGRPTAKKNPLNFGEGTAFRLKSGRELARALLVLRLCAFPRLVRHADTILTTSRRVLGRRLWGGLLRATFYGQFVGGETPGEVTATAGRLRAVGLRPMLAVPIEEDVGQEKDGEEWYENNRGAAMECVGLAAATGPRPMMQLKVTAMMSARLCETMSRRLAEPGTELTLERVAAVMGGEVAAFSCLTPEENRHLGVSLRRLDHVAGHAATRGVRLLVDAEQSYVNPALSLATLALMMRHNRRSPWVWNTYQAYLQDGKERLVGDAATARRRGVRFGVKLVRGAYLEEERRRDAAGTGDPGPLHPTVEHTHRSYAECLELALGLAAQDGDDVGVMVATHNEASVLQATQRMEELGIPRQGGGVCFGQLLGMCDHVSLALGEAGYAVYKSMPYGTAEATLPYLARRARENQAVMEGARRERGLLAHELRRRLLRRP; this comes from the exons ATGAGGTCGGAGCGGGAAACGTTGGCCGTGGGGCGCCCCACGgcgaaaaaaaaccccttaaattTTGGGGAGGGGACGGCGTTTCGGTTAAAAAGCGGCCGGGAACTGGCGCGGGCGTTGCTGGTGTTACGGCTCTGCGCCTTCCCGCGTCTGGTTCGGCACGCCGACACG ATTTTAACGACCTCGCGAAGGGTTTTGGGGCGGCGGCTGTGGGGCGGGCTGCTGCGAGCCACGTTCTACGGGCAATTCGTGGGGGGCGAGACCCCCGGCGAGGTGACGGCGACGGCGGGGAGGTTACGCGCCGTGGGGCTGCGCCCCATGTTGGCCGTTCCCATCGAGGAAGATGTGGGGCAGGAGAAGGACGG ggaggagtggTACGAGAATAACCGTGGGGCGGCGATGGAATGTGTGGGGCTGGCGGCCGCCACCGGTCCCCGGCCCATGATGCAACTGAAGGTGACGGCCATGATGAGCGCTCGGCTTTGC GAAACGATGTCGCGGCGGCTGGCGGAGCCGGGGACCGAGCTGACGCTGGAGCGGGTGGCGGCGGTGATGGGGGGCGAG GTCGCCGCTTTTTCCTGCCTGACGCCGGAGGAGAACCGGCACTTGGGGGTCTCGTTGCGTCGGTTGGATCACGTGGCCGGG CACGCGGCGACGCGGGGGGTGCGTCTGCTGGTGGACGCGGAGCAGAGTTACGTCAACCCGGCGTTGAGTTTGGCGACCTTGGCCTTGATGATGCGACACAACCGGAGGTCGCCGTGGGTCTGGAACACCTACCAGGCCTATCTGCAG GACGGGAAGGAGCGTTTGGTGGGCGACGCGGCGACGGCGCGGCGACGCGGGGTGAGGTTCGGGGTGAAGCTGGTGAGGGGCGCGTACCTGGAGGAGGAACGGCGACGCGACGCCGCGGGGACGGGGGACCCCGGCCCGCTGCACCCCACCGTCGAGCACACCCACCGCAG CTACGCCGAGTGCCTGGAGCTGGCGCTGGGCTTGGCGGCGCAGGACGGGGACGACGTGGGGGTGATGGTGGCCACCCATAACGAAGCCTCGGTGCTCCAAGCCACCCAAAG GATGGAAGAACTGGGCATCCCCCGGCAAGGAGGAGGCGTCTGCTTcgggcagctgctggggatgTGCGACCACGTCTCCTTGGCCTTGG GCGAAGCCGGTTACGCGGTGTACAAGTCGATGCCGTACGGGACGGCGGAGGCGACGCTGCCTTACCTGGCGCGGCGGGCGCGGGAGAACCAGGCGGTGATGGAAGGAGCCCGGCGGGAACGGGGGCTGCTCGCCCACGAGCTGCGGAGACGTCTCCTACGGCGACCCTGA
- the MAZ gene encoding myc-associated zinc finger protein isoform X2 has product MDPANWSSFIFQAPPPPPPPAAAAEPLPVDLLPVLPSPPPETTPTPTTVDAAALKPPIPEPSPPAAPAMTPAVTSPPAEPPRKSKSKGPYICSLCAKEFKNGYNLRRHEAIHTGAKPARPGNAAMKMPTMVPLSLLSVGGLGGGETGGTTSSTAAAAAAAASASGPKRARKNHACEMCGKAFRDVYHLNRHKLSHSDEKPYQCPVCQQRFKRKDRMSYHVRSHDGAVHKPYVCSHCGKSFSRPDHLNSHVRQVHSTERPFKCETCDAAFATKDRLRAHAVRHEEKVPCHVCGKMLSAAYITDHMKVHGQGPNHVCELCNKGSGEPCPMATPAPPGGAVAVLPMEGGVGQPW; this is encoded by the exons ATGGACCCGGCGAATTGGAGCAGTTTTATCTTCCAG gccccgccgccgccgccgcctcctgccgccgccgccgagccgTTACCGGTGGATCTGCTCCCcgtcctcccttcccccccgcccgaaaccacccccacccccaccaccgTCGACGCCGCCGCCCTCAAACCCCCCATCCCCGAACCttccccgcccgccgcgcccgccATGACGCCCGCCGTGACGTCGCCGCCCGCCGAGCCGCCGCGCAAATCCAAGAGCAAAGGGCCCTACATCTGCTCGCTCTGCGCCAAGGAGTTCAAGAACGGTTACAACCTCCGCCGCCACGAGGCCATCCACACCGGCGCCAAACCTGCCCGTCCCGGCAACGCCGCCATGAAGATGCCGACCATGGTGCCGTTGAGTTTGTTGAGCGTCGGAGGGTTGGGCGGAGGCGAAACGGGCGGGACGACGTCAtcgacggcggcggcggcggcggcggcggcatcGGCGAGCGGGCCTAAGCGGGCGAGGAAGAACCACGCGTGCGAGATGTGCGGCAAGGCGTTCCGCGACGTCTACCACCTCAACCGGCACAAGCTGTCGCACTCGGACGAGAAGCCGTACCAGTGTCCCGTCTGCCAGCAGCGCTTCaagaggaaggacaggatgAGCTACCACGTGCGCTCGCACGACGGCGCCGTCCACAAGCCCTACGTCTGCAGCCACTGCGGCAAGAGCTTCTCCAG GCCCGACCACCTCAACAGCCACGTCCGGCAGGTCCACTCCACCGAACGCCCCTTCAAGTGCGAG acCTGCGACGCCGCCTTCGCCACCAAGGACCGGCTGCGGGCGCACGCGGTGCGGCACGAGGAGAAGGTGCCGTGTCACGTCTGCGGGAAGATGCTGAGCGCCGCTTACATCACCGACCACATGAAGGTGCACGGCCAGGGGCCCAACCACGTCTGCGAGCTCTGCAACAAAG GTTCGGGCGAGCCCTGCCCCATGGCGACCCCCGCGCCCCCCGGCGGGGCCGTGGCCGTGCTGCCcatggaggggggggtggggcagCCCTGGTGA
- the MAZ gene encoding myc-associated zinc finger protein isoform X1, whose translation MDPANWSSFIFQAPPPPPPPAAAAEPLPVDLLPVLPSPPPETTPTPTTVDAAALKPPIPEPSPPAAPAMTPAVTSPPAEPPRKSKSKGPYICSLCAKEFKNGYNLRRHEAIHTGAKPARPGNAAMKMPTMVPLSLLSVGGLGGGETGGTTSSTAAAAAAAASASGPKRARKNHACEMCGKAFRDVYHLNRHKLSHSDEKPYQCPVCQQRFKRKDRMSYHVRSHDGAVHKPYVCSHCGKSFSRPDHLNSHVRQVHSTERPFKCETCDAAFATKDRLRAHAVRHEEKVPCHVCGKMLSAAYITDHMKVHGQGPNHVCELCNKGFTTAAYLRVHAVKDHGVAAPRPRRLLCKLCGVHCKTPAQLSGHLQTHGAPPPAEGPAPQGGPSLR comes from the exons ATGGACCCGGCGAATTGGAGCAGTTTTATCTTCCAG gccccgccgccgccgccgcctcctgccgccgccgccgagccgTTACCGGTGGATCTGCTCCCcgtcctcccttcccccccgcccgaaaccacccccacccccaccaccgTCGACGCCGCCGCCCTCAAACCCCCCATCCCCGAACCttccccgcccgccgcgcccgccATGACGCCCGCCGTGACGTCGCCGCCCGCCGAGCCGCCGCGCAAATCCAAGAGCAAAGGGCCCTACATCTGCTCGCTCTGCGCCAAGGAGTTCAAGAACGGTTACAACCTCCGCCGCCACGAGGCCATCCACACCGGCGCCAAACCTGCCCGTCCCGGCAACGCCGCCATGAAGATGCCGACCATGGTGCCGTTGAGTTTGTTGAGCGTCGGAGGGTTGGGCGGAGGCGAAACGGGCGGGACGACGTCAtcgacggcggcggcggcggcggcggcggcatcGGCGAGCGGGCCTAAGCGGGCGAGGAAGAACCACGCGTGCGAGATGTGCGGCAAGGCGTTCCGCGACGTCTACCACCTCAACCGGCACAAGCTGTCGCACTCGGACGAGAAGCCGTACCAGTGTCCCGTCTGCCAGCAGCGCTTCaagaggaaggacaggatgAGCTACCACGTGCGCTCGCACGACGGCGCCGTCCACAAGCCCTACGTCTGCAGCCACTGCGGCAAGAGCTTCTCCAG GCCCGACCACCTCAACAGCCACGTCCGGCAGGTCCACTCCACCGAACGCCCCTTCAAGTGCGAG acCTGCGACGCCGCCTTCGCCACCAAGGACCGGCTGCGGGCGCACGCGGTGCGGCACGAGGAGAAGGTGCCGTGTCACGTCTGCGGGAAGATGCTGAGCGCCGCTTACATCACCGACCACATGAAGGTGCACGGCCAGGGGCCCAACCACGTCTGCGAGCTCTGCAACAAAG GCTTCACCACGGCGGCGTACCTGCGGGTGCACGCGGTGAAGGACCACGGGGTGGCGGCTCCCCGCCCCCGACGCCTCCTCTGCAAACTCTGCGGGGTTCACTGCAAGACCCCCGCCCAGCTCAGCGGCCACCTCCAGACCCACggcgcgcccccccccgccgaggGTCCCGCTCCCCAGGGGGGGCCGTCGCTCCGCTGA
- the INO80E gene encoding INO80 complex subunit E isoform X1 produces the protein MNGAAEPDGGGYKRRYRALKRRLKLLLYEQECFQEELRRAQRKLLKVSRDKSFLLDRLLQYENVDDDSSDSEATASSDNSDGEGPKGGDAPPPKRKRSPPPSPPPATFPLAPPPAPYMMSSPPYSPFPADYLAPEGPPRPQRPRPAPTRRPKGSRRLQLPPSPALSFPPGRVPAGPLPPPLAPPKAPPPVPSTVPRRMLSDAGEGSGDDPLDGDDELVIDIPE, from the exons ATGAACGGAGCGGCCGAGCCCGATGGCGGCGGCTACAAACGGCGTTACCGGGCGCTGAAACGGCgcctgaagctgctgctttac gAGCAGGAGTGTTTCCAGGAGGAGCTGCGCCGCGCCCAGCGCAAACTGCTCAAGGTTTCCCGGGACAAAAG cttcCTCCTGGACCGGCTGCTGCAGTACGAGAACGTCGACGACGATTCGTCAG ACTCGGAGGCCACCGCGTCGTCTGACAACAGCGACGGGGAGGGGCCCAAGGGGGGGGACGCCCCTCCCCCCAAGCG gaagcgcagccccccgccctcccctccccccgccaCCTTCCCCCTCGCCCCTCCCCCGGCGCCCTACATG aTGAGCTCCCCCCCCTACAGCCCCTTCCCCGCCGATTACTTGGCCCCCGAGGGGCCGCCCCGCCCCCaacggccccgccccgcccccacccGGCGCCCAAAGGGCTCCCGGCGCCTTCAG ctccccccctcccccgctcTGTCCTTCCCCCCTGGGCGTGTCCCCGCCGGGCCCCTCCCCCCTCCGCTGGCCCCGCCCAAGGCCCCTCCCCCCGTGCCCAGCACCGTCCCCCGGCGCATGCTGAGCGACgcgggggaggggagcggcGACGACCCCCTGGACGGGGACGACGAGTTGGTGATTGACATCCCCGAGTGA
- the INO80E gene encoding INO80 complex subunit E isoform X2, translating to MNGAAEPDGGGYKRRYRALKRRLKLLLYEQECFQEELRRAQRKLLKVSRDKSFLLDRLLQYENVDDDSSDSEATASSDNSDGEGPKGGDAPPPKRPFPADYLAPEGPPRPQRPRPAPTRRPKGSRRLQLPPSPALSFPPGRVPAGPLPPPLAPPKAPPPVPSTVPRRMLSDAGEGSGDDPLDGDDELVIDIPE from the exons ATGAACGGAGCGGCCGAGCCCGATGGCGGCGGCTACAAACGGCGTTACCGGGCGCTGAAACGGCgcctgaagctgctgctttac gAGCAGGAGTGTTTCCAGGAGGAGCTGCGCCGCGCCCAGCGCAAACTGCTCAAGGTTTCCCGGGACAAAAG cttcCTCCTGGACCGGCTGCTGCAGTACGAGAACGTCGACGACGATTCGTCAG ACTCGGAGGCCACCGCGTCGTCTGACAACAGCGACGGGGAGGGGCCCAAGGGGGGGGACGCCCCTCCCCCCAAGCG CCCCTTCCCCGCCGATTACTTGGCCCCCGAGGGGCCGCCCCGCCCCCaacggccccgccccgcccccacccGGCGCCCAAAGGGCTCCCGGCGCCTTCAG ctccccccctcccccgctcTGTCCTTCCCCCCTGGGCGTGTCCCCGCCGGGCCCCTCCCCCCTCCGCTGGCCCCGCCCAAGGCCCCTCCCCCCGTGCCCAGCACCGTCCCCCGGCGCATGCTGAGCGACgcgggggaggggagcggcGACGACCCCCTGGACGGGGACGACGAGTTGGTGATTGACATCCCCGAGTGA
- the PAGR1 gene encoding PAXIP1-associated glutamate-rich protein 1, whose amino-acid sequence MEAPSEETATVTSNLRSLAVAEASDSEKNPEASENAGAEEEEEEEEEESAAADDDEDDEEWGVPCSDEEEPSPEKWLPPPAEIRRLYDIIAQTGSLPLRRNPLPRRAPTPEPDSEEERGSAGQPESEEEEEEKPPAPTEFDFDDEPVAPKNSLIDRRRAPGPPTRGQKREARLDKVLSDMKRHKKLEEQILRTGKDLFQLEGNESGGGGDPQKRPPGVFLRQRKY is encoded by the exons aTGGAAGCTCCGAGCGAGGAAACGGCGACGGTGACCTCGAACCTTCGCTCCCTCGCGGTGGCCGAAGCGTCGGACTCGGAAAAAAACCCCGAAGCCTCAGAAAACGCCGgagcagaagaagaagaagaagaagaagaagaagaatccgCCGCCGCCGATGACGACGAAGACGACGAAGAGTGGGGGGTTCCCTGCAGCGACGAAGAAGAACCCTCCCCCGAAAAATGGCTCCCTCCCCCCGCCGAAATCCGCCGCCTCTACGACATCATCGCGCAAACGGGgagcctccccctccgccgcaACCCCCTTCCCCGCCGCGCTCCCACCCCCGAACCCGACAGCGAGGAAGAACGCGGCTCCGCCGGGCAACCCGAgagcgaggaagaggaggaggagaa GCCGCCCGCTCCCACGGAATTCGACTTCGACGACGAACCCGTCGCCCCGAAAAATTCCCTCATCGATCGCCGCCGAGCGCCGG GCCCCCCGACGCGCGGGCAGAAACGAGAAGCTCGTTTGGATAAAGTTTTATCCGATATGAAACGCCACAAGAAATTAGAGGAACAAATTCTCCGAACgggaaaagatttatttcaattaGAAGGAAAcgaaagcgggggggggggggatccccaAAAACGCCCCCCCGGCGTTTTTTTACGCCAGAGGAAATATTGA